The Mycolicibacterium flavescens genome has a segment encoding these proteins:
- the trxC gene encoding thioredoxin has translation MATQDITAEQFNNTINDNEIVLVDFWASWCGPCKAFAPTFAASSEQHPDVVYAKVDTEAEQELAAAADIRSIPTLMAFKKGKLVFNQAGALPPAALEELVQRVKEFDIDAAIAAQDNGQPE, from the coding sequence GTGGCTACCCAAGACATCACTGCCGAACAGTTCAACAACACCATCAACGACAACGAGATCGTGCTGGTGGATTTCTGGGCGTCGTGGTGTGGCCCGTGTAAGGCGTTTGCGCCCACGTTCGCGGCGTCCTCCGAACAACACCCCGACGTGGTGTACGCCAAAGTCGACACCGAGGCCGAGCAGGAGCTGGCCGCCGCGGCCGACATCCGGTCCATCCCCACGCTGATGGCGTTCAAGAAGGGCAAGCTGGTGTTCAACCAGGCAGGCGCGTTGCCGCCGGCCGCCCTGGAGGAACTGGTTCAGCGCGTCAAGGAGTTCGACATCGACGCGGCGATCGCCGCGCAGGACAACGGTCAGCCGGAGTGA
- the sufD gene encoding FeS assembly protein SufD, whose protein sequence is MTAQNLTTAIEGTPAGSALNKGEIFTSFDVNAFEVPGGRDEIWRFTPLKRLRGLHDGSAVASGSTGITVSERPGVTIETVGRDDERLGQGGVPADRVAAQAYSSFDSATIVTVGRDTEVAEPIEIDIDGPGEGAVAYGHLQIRVEELSRAIVVVDLRGSGTYADNVEIIVGDSAGLGVIWIADWADDTVHVSAHHARLGKDAVLGHVNVTLGGDVVRTTANVRFTAPGGDAKMLGTYFADDGQHFESRLLVDHAHPNCKSDVLYKGALQGDPESNLPDAHTVWVGDVLIRAEATGTDTFEVNRNLLLTDGARADSVPNLEIETGEIVGAGHASATGRFDDEQLFYLRARGIPEDQARRLVVRGFFNEIIAKIAVPAVRERLTEAIERELAITESRTVQS, encoded by the coding sequence GTGACGGCACAGAATCTGACCACTGCGATCGAGGGGACACCGGCCGGGTCGGCACTCAACAAGGGCGAGATCTTCACGTCGTTCGACGTGAACGCCTTCGAGGTTCCCGGCGGTCGCGACGAGATCTGGCGGTTCACGCCGTTGAAGCGCCTGCGCGGTCTGCACGACGGATCCGCGGTCGCCTCCGGTAGCACCGGCATCACCGTGAGCGAGCGCCCCGGCGTCACCATCGAGACGGTCGGCCGCGACGACGAGCGGCTCGGCCAGGGCGGCGTGCCCGCCGACCGCGTTGCGGCACAGGCGTACTCGTCGTTCGACAGCGCGACGATCGTCACGGTGGGCCGTGACACCGAGGTCGCCGAACCGATCGAGATCGACATCGACGGTCCCGGCGAGGGTGCGGTCGCCTACGGGCATCTGCAGATCCGCGTCGAAGAACTCTCCCGCGCGATCGTCGTGGTGGACCTGCGCGGCAGCGGGACCTACGCCGACAACGTCGAGATCATCGTCGGCGATTCGGCAGGCCTCGGGGTGATCTGGATCGCCGACTGGGCCGACGACACCGTCCACGTCAGCGCACATCACGCGCGCCTCGGCAAGGACGCCGTGCTTGGCCACGTCAACGTGACGCTCGGCGGGGACGTGGTGCGGACGACGGCGAACGTGCGTTTCACCGCGCCCGGCGGCGACGCCAAGATGCTCGGCACGTACTTCGCCGACGACGGCCAGCACTTCGAGTCGCGGCTGCTGGTCGACCACGCCCACCCGAACTGCAAGTCTGATGTGCTGTACAAAGGTGCGCTGCAAGGTGATCCGGAATCCAACCTGCCCGATGCGCACACCGTGTGGGTCGGTGACGTGTTGATCCGCGCGGAGGCCACCGGCACCGACACCTTCGAGGTGAACCGCAACCTGCTGCTCACCGACGGCGCTCGCGCCGACTCGGTGCCCAACCTCGAGATCGAGACGGGCGAGATCGTCGGAGCCGGACACGCCAGTGCCACCGGGCGTTTCGACGACGAGCAGTTGTTCTATCTGCGGGCCCGCGGCATCCCCGAGGACCAGGCGCGACGTTTGGTGGTGCGCGGCTTCTTCAACGAGATCATCGCGAAGATCGCCGTGCCCGCGGTGCGCGAGCGCCTCACCGAAGCAATCGAACGAGAACTAGCGATCACGGAATCGAGAACAGTCCAATCATGA
- the yurY gene encoding FeS assembly ATPase SufC, with protein sequence MTTLEVKDLHVSVQTPEQTEIPILKGVDLTVRSGETHAVMGPNGSGKSTLSYAIAGHPKYTVTSGSITLDGQDVLEMSIDERARAGLFLAMQYPVEVPGVSMSNFLRTAATAVRGEAPKLRHWVKEVKSAMSDLDIDQSFSERSVNEGFSGGEKKRHEILQLALLKPKIAILDETDSGLDVDALRVVSEGVNRYAETENGGVLLITHYTRILRYIQPQFVHVFVDGRIVTSGGPELADELEEKGYVRFTQTAAAEA encoded by the coding sequence ATGACCACACTTGAAGTCAAAGACCTGCACGTCTCGGTGCAAACGCCTGAGCAGACCGAGATCCCGATCCTCAAGGGTGTCGACCTGACCGTGAGGTCGGGGGAGACCCACGCGGTGATGGGACCCAACGGCTCCGGCAAGTCCACGCTATCCTACGCGATCGCCGGTCACCCCAAGTACACGGTGACGTCCGGTTCGATCACGCTGGACGGCCAGGACGTGCTGGAGATGAGCATCGACGAACGCGCCCGCGCCGGCCTGTTCCTCGCGATGCAGTACCCGGTCGAGGTGCCGGGTGTGTCGATGTCGAACTTCCTGCGCACGGCCGCCACAGCCGTACGCGGTGAGGCGCCGAAGCTGCGGCACTGGGTCAAAGAGGTCAAGTCGGCGATGAGCGATCTCGACATCGACCAGTCGTTCTCCGAACGCAGTGTCAACGAGGGTTTCTCCGGCGGTGAGAAGAAGCGTCACGAGATCCTGCAGCTGGCGCTGCTCAAGCCGAAGATCGCGATCCTCGACGAGACCGACTCCGGCCTGGACGTCGACGCGCTGCGGGTGGTCAGCGAGGGCGTCAACCGGTACGCCGAGACCGAGAACGGTGGCGTGCTGTTGATCACCCACTACACCCGCATCCTGCGCTACATCCAGCCGCAGTTCGTGCACGTGTTCGTCGACGGACGCATCGTGACCTCCGGTGGTCCAGAGCTCGCCGACGAGCTCGAGGAGAAGGGCTACGTCCGCTTCACGCAGACGGCGGCCGCGGAGGCCTAG
- the sufS gene encoding cysteine desulfurase-like protein, SufS subfamily yields MTATVRPLDLTAVRADFPILKKQMRGGNTLAYLDSGATSQRPVQVLDAEREFLVTSNGAVHRGAHQLMEEATDAYEDGRADIAAFVGADADELVFTKNATEAINLVSYAVGDTRFDHAVGPGDVIVTTELEHHANLVPWQELARRTGATLKWYGVTDDGRIDLDSLQLDERVKLVAFSHHSNVTGALAPVGELVARARAVGALTLLDACQSVPHQPVDLHALDVDYAAFSGHKMLGPTGIGVLYGRSALMNAMPPFLTGGSMIETVTMEETTYAPAPQRFEAGTPVTSQVVGLAAAARYLREIGMGAVEAHESELVAAALEGLTAIDGVRIIGPTSLENRGSPVSFVVDGVHAHDVGQVLDDEGVAVRVGHHCAWPLHRRFGIAATARASFAVYNTSDEVDRLVAGVRRAVEFFSRD; encoded by the coding sequence ATGACCGCCACCGTTCGCCCGCTGGATCTGACCGCCGTCCGCGCGGACTTCCCGATCCTGAAGAAGCAGATGCGCGGCGGAAACACGTTGGCGTATCTGGATTCCGGGGCTACCTCGCAACGGCCGGTGCAGGTCCTCGACGCCGAGCGCGAGTTCCTGGTGACCTCCAACGGCGCGGTGCACCGCGGCGCGCACCAGTTGATGGAGGAGGCGACCGACGCCTACGAGGACGGCCGCGCCGACATCGCGGCATTCGTCGGTGCCGATGCCGATGAGTTGGTGTTCACCAAGAACGCGACCGAGGCGATCAACCTGGTCTCGTACGCGGTGGGGGACACGCGGTTCGATCACGCCGTCGGGCCCGGCGATGTGATCGTGACGACCGAACTCGAACACCACGCCAACCTGGTTCCCTGGCAGGAGTTGGCGCGCCGGACGGGCGCCACGCTCAAGTGGTACGGCGTCACCGATGACGGACGCATCGACCTGGACTCGCTGCAGCTCGATGAGCGTGTGAAACTCGTTGCATTCAGCCATCATTCGAATGTCACCGGCGCCCTGGCGCCGGTTGGCGAGCTGGTTGCGCGCGCCAGGGCCGTCGGCGCGTTGACCCTGCTCGACGCCTGCCAGTCGGTGCCGCACCAGCCCGTCGACCTGCATGCGCTCGACGTGGACTACGCGGCGTTCTCCGGGCACAAGATGCTGGGACCGACCGGGATCGGCGTGCTGTACGGGCGGTCTGCGCTGATGAACGCGATGCCACCGTTTCTGACGGGCGGCTCGATGATCGAGACCGTGACGATGGAAGAGACGACGTACGCGCCTGCGCCGCAGCGCTTCGAGGCCGGAACGCCGGTGACGTCGCAAGTGGTCGGGTTGGCTGCCGCCGCGCGCTACTTGCGCGAGATCGGCATGGGCGCCGTCGAGGCGCACGAATCCGAGCTCGTGGCGGCCGCGTTGGAGGGACTGACCGCGATCGACGGCGTGCGCATCATCGGTCCGACGTCGCTGGAGAATCGGGGCTCGCCGGTCAGTTTCGTCGTCGACGGCGTGCATGCGCACGACGTTGGGCAGGTGCTCGACGACGAGGGCGTGGCGGTGCGCGTCGGTCATCATTGCGCGTGGCCGCTGCATCGGCGGTTCGGGATCGCCGCGACCGCACGGGCGTCGTTCGCGGTGTACAACACCTCCGACGAGGTCGATCGGTTGGTAGCCGGTGTGCGCCGCGCCGTCGAATTCTTCAGCAGGGACTGA
- a CDS encoding FeS assembly protein SufB: MTTTPEVHKVGEPLSQDEAIASLGRYGYGWVDSDVAGASAQRGLSEAVVRDISAKKDEPQWMLDIRLKALRTFEKKPMPNWGSNLEGIHFDNIKYFVRSTEKQAATWDDLPEDIRNTYDKLGIPEAEKQRLVSGVAAQYESEVVYHQIREDLEAQGVIFLDTDTALREHPDIFKQYFGTVIPAGDNKFSALNTAVWSGGSFIYVPPGVHVDIPLQAYFRINTENMGQFERTLIIVDEGAYVHYVEGCTAPIYKSDSLHSAVVEIIVKSGGRCRYTTIQNWSNNVYNLVTKRARAEAGATMEWVDGNIGSKVTMKYPAVWMTGEHARGEVLSVAFAGEGQHQDTGAKMLHLAPNTSSNIVSKSVARGGGRASYRGLVQVNKGAHGSRSSVKCDALLVDTISRSDTYPYVDIREDDVTMGHEATVSKVSEDQLFYLMSRGLTEDEAMAMVVRGFVEPIAKELPMEYALELNRLIELQMEGAVG; encoded by the coding sequence ATGACGACGACACCCGAGGTCCACAAGGTAGGCGAACCGCTCAGCCAGGACGAGGCGATCGCCTCGCTGGGCCGGTACGGCTACGGCTGGGTGGACTCCGACGTCGCGGGCGCCAGCGCGCAGCGCGGGCTGTCCGAGGCGGTGGTTCGTGACATCTCCGCCAAGAAGGACGAGCCGCAGTGGATGCTCGACATCCGGCTGAAGGCGCTGCGCACCTTCGAGAAGAAGCCGATGCCGAACTGGGGTTCCAACCTCGAGGGCATCCACTTCGACAACATCAAGTACTTCGTGCGGTCCACGGAGAAGCAGGCGGCCACGTGGGACGACCTGCCCGAGGACATCCGCAACACCTACGACAAGCTGGGCATCCCGGAGGCGGAGAAGCAGCGGCTGGTCTCCGGTGTCGCGGCCCAGTACGAGTCCGAGGTGGTCTACCACCAGATCCGCGAGGACCTGGAGGCGCAGGGCGTCATCTTCCTCGACACCGACACCGCGCTGCGTGAGCACCCGGACATCTTCAAGCAGTACTTCGGCACCGTGATCCCGGCCGGCGACAACAAGTTCTCCGCGCTGAACACCGCCGTCTGGTCGGGCGGTTCGTTCATCTACGTCCCGCCCGGTGTACACGTCGACATACCGCTGCAGGCCTACTTCCGGATCAACACCGAGAACATGGGCCAGTTCGAGCGCACGCTGATCATCGTCGACGAGGGTGCCTACGTGCACTACGTCGAGGGCTGCACCGCGCCCATCTACAAGAGTGACTCGTTGCACTCGGCGGTTGTCGAGATCATCGTCAAGTCCGGCGGCCGCTGCCGCTACACGACCATCCAGAACTGGTCGAACAACGTCTACAACCTGGTCACCAAGCGGGCCAGGGCGGAGGCCGGCGCGACGATGGAGTGGGTCGACGGCAACATCGGCTCCAAGGTCACCATGAAGTACCCCGCAGTGTGGATGACCGGTGAGCACGCTCGCGGTGAGGTGCTCTCGGTGGCGTTCGCCGGCGAGGGTCAGCACCAGGACACCGGTGCCAAGATGCTGCACCTGGCGCCGAACACGTCGAGCAACATCGTGTCCAAGTCCGTCGCGCGCGGCGGTGGCCGGGCCTCTTACCGCGGCCTGGTCCAGGTCAACAAGGGCGCCCACGGATCGCGGTCGAGCGTGAAATGCGATGCGCTGCTTGTCGACACGATCAGCCGCTCCGACACCTACCCGTACGTCGACATCCGCGAGGACGACGTCACGATGGGCCACGAGGCCACGGTGTCCAAGGTCAGCGAGGATCAGCTGTTCTACCTGATGAGCCGCGGCCTGACCGAGGACGAGGCGATGGCGATGGTGGTGCGCGGCTTCGTCGAGCCGATCGCCAAGGAGCTCCCGATGGAATACGCGTTGGAGCTCAACCGGCTGATCGAACTGCAGATGGAAGGCGCGGTTGGATAG
- the nifU gene encoding NifU family SUF system FeS assembly protein — translation MRLDQIYQEVILDHYKHPHNRGLREPYGAQVHHVNPTCGDEVTLRVALSDDGEQVVDISYDGQGCSISQASTSVLTDQVIGQSVGDALKTVAAFSELISSRGTVEGDEDVIGDGIAFAGVAKYPARVKCALLGWMAFKDALSQASEGFQEAG, via the coding sequence GTGCGGCTGGATCAGATCTATCAGGAAGTGATCCTCGATCACTACAAACACCCGCACAACCGCGGATTGCGCGAGCCCTACGGCGCGCAGGTTCACCACGTCAACCCGACGTGTGGTGACGAGGTGACCCTGCGGGTGGCGTTGTCCGACGACGGTGAGCAGGTGGTCGACATCTCCTATGACGGGCAGGGCTGTTCGATCAGCCAGGCCTCGACGTCGGTGCTGACCGATCAGGTGATCGGCCAGAGCGTCGGCGACGCACTCAAGACCGTCGCCGCGTTCAGCGAGTTGATCTCCTCGCGCGGGACTGTCGAGGGCGACGAGGACGTCATCGGGGACGGCATCGCGTTCGCCGGTGTCGCGAAGTATCCGGCGCGGGTCAAGTGCGCGTTGCTGGGGTGGATGGCTTTCAAAGATGCACTGTCACAGGCATCGGAAGGATTTCAGGAGGCAGGATGA
- a CDS encoding putative transcriptional regulator, producing the protein MKFGPEAGADRHTRGAIVQLLLESGPITAGEIGEQLGISAAGVRRHLDALIEAGDAQASAAAAWQHTGRGRPAKRYRLTAAGRAKLGHAYDDLAAAAIRQLREIGGDDAVRTFARRRIDGILAGVTEGPDDVGSKADRVADALTKAGYATSVTSVTPAPGSIHGIQLCQHHCPVSHVAEEFPELCETEREAFAEILGTHVQRLATIVNGDFACTTHVPLVEKISASAPTAPTNKQGASR; encoded by the coding sequence GTGAAATTCGGTCCGGAGGCAGGAGCCGATCGCCACACGCGTGGGGCGATCGTGCAATTGCTGCTCGAATCTGGGCCCATCACCGCCGGTGAGATCGGCGAACAGCTCGGAATCTCGGCCGCAGGCGTGCGTCGCCACCTCGACGCCTTGATCGAGGCCGGCGACGCGCAGGCCAGCGCCGCAGCGGCCTGGCAGCACACCGGACGCGGCAGGCCCGCGAAGCGGTATCGGCTCACTGCGGCGGGTCGTGCCAAGCTCGGCCACGCCTACGACGACCTGGCCGCGGCGGCCATTCGTCAGCTGCGCGAGATCGGCGGCGACGACGCCGTGCGGACCTTCGCGCGGCGCCGTATCGACGGGATCCTCGCGGGAGTAACCGAGGGGCCCGATGACGTTGGATCTAAAGCCGACCGGGTGGCCGACGCGCTAACCAAGGCCGGCTACGCGACCAGTGTGACTTCGGTGACACCGGCGCCTGGATCGATCCACGGAATCCAGCTGTGTCAGCATCACTGTCCGGTCTCACACGTCGCGGAGGAGTTCCCCGAGCTGTGTGAGACCGAGCGTGAGGCGTTCGCGGAGATTCTGGGAACCCACGTGCAGAGGCTCGCCACCATCGTCAACGGCGACTTCGCGTGCACCACGCACGTACCCCTGGTCGAAAAGATCAGTGCTTCAGCCCCAACAGCCCCCACTAACAAACAAGGAGCGTCGAGATGA
- a CDS encoding putative metal-sulfur cluster biosynthetic enzyme, whose amino-acid sequence MSDTAVPNEELLFDLEEAMRDVVDPELGINVVDLGLVYGINVEQGEQGKVALIDMTLTSAACPLTDVIEDQSRTALVGAGLVNELKINWVWNPPWGPDKITEDGREQLRALGFTV is encoded by the coding sequence ATGAGTGACACCGCAGTACCCAACGAGGAACTGTTGTTCGACCTCGAGGAGGCGATGCGCGACGTCGTCGACCCCGAGCTCGGTATCAACGTGGTCGATCTGGGCCTGGTCTATGGAATCAACGTCGAGCAGGGGGAGCAGGGCAAGGTCGCGTTGATCGACATGACGTTGACCTCGGCGGCCTGTCCGCTGACCGATGTGATCGAGGACCAGTCGCGCACAGCGCTGGTCGGGGCGGGGCTGGTCAACGAACTGAAGATCAACTGGGTCTGGAACCCGCCGTGGGGCCCGGACAAGATCACCGAGGACGGCCGCGAGCAGCTGCGCGCGCTCGGTTTCACGGTCTAG
- the echA8_11 gene encoding enoyl-CoA hydratase/carnithine racemase, protein MSERADNNTDDHKGGFVLVDRPRPGIALVTLNRPERMNSMAFDVMVPLKKVLDELTYDNSVRAVVLTGAGRGFSSGADHKSAGSVPHIDGLTRPTFALRSMEVLDDVILSLRKMHQPVIAAVNGAAIGGGLCLALACDIRVAADGAYFRAAGINNGLTASELGLSYLLPRAIGTSRAFELMLTGRDVDAAEAERIGLVSRAVPGEDLLEVCYQMGERIAAFSRPGIELTKRTLWSGLDAGSLEGHMQAEGLGQLFVRLLTANFEEAVAARAEKRAPAFTDDK, encoded by the coding sequence GTGAGCGAGCGAGCAGACAACAACACCGACGATCACAAGGGCGGCTTCGTCCTGGTCGACCGACCGCGCCCCGGCATCGCGTTGGTCACGCTGAACCGTCCCGAGCGAATGAACTCCATGGCGTTCGACGTCATGGTTCCCCTCAAGAAGGTGCTCGACGAGCTGACCTACGACAACTCCGTGCGGGCGGTCGTGCTCACCGGCGCGGGCCGCGGGTTCTCCTCGGGGGCGGATCACAAGTCGGCCGGTTCCGTGCCGCACATCGACGGGTTGACCCGGCCGACGTTCGCGCTGCGCTCGATGGAGGTGCTCGACGACGTCATCCTGTCCCTGCGCAAGATGCACCAGCCGGTCATCGCGGCGGTCAACGGCGCCGCGATCGGCGGGGGCTTGTGCCTGGCGTTGGCCTGCGACATCCGCGTGGCAGCCGACGGTGCCTACTTCCGCGCGGCCGGCATCAACAACGGCCTGACCGCCAGCGAGCTGGGGTTGTCCTATCTGCTTCCGCGCGCCATCGGCACGTCGCGGGCGTTCGAGCTGATGCTGACCGGACGTGACGTCGACGCCGCGGAGGCCGAACGCATCGGCCTGGTGTCGCGCGCGGTGCCCGGCGAGGACCTGCTCGAGGTTTGCTACCAGATGGGGGAGCGCATCGCGGCGTTCTCCCGGCCCGGAATCGAGTTGACCAAGCGCACACTTTGGAGTGGACTGGACGCCGGTAGCCTGGAAGGGCATATGCAAGCCGAGGGTCTCGGACAACTGTTCGTCCGTTTGCTCACCGCCAACTTCGAAGAAGCGGTGGCGGCGCGCGCCGAAAAGCGGGCCCCCGCATTCACCGACGACAAGTAA
- a CDS encoding integral membrane protein: MAARLPSFSSSIARWHADEPPVGSPLNDAEVIALRRTRLFGAAGTVLMAIGALGVGARPVVQDPTFGVRLLNLPSRLQTVSLTMTTTGAVMMALAWLMLGRFTLGDRRMSRSQLDRLLWLWVLPLLIAPPMYSRDVYSYLAQSEIGVKGLDPYRVGPATGLGLDHVFTLSVPNMWRETPAPYGPLFLWIGQGISALTGENIVAAVLCHRLVVLFGVGLIVWATPRLARRCGVAEVSALWLGAANPLLIMHLVGGIHNEALMLGLMLAGTEFALRGVDAAAPLLPRPLSWPDGREQWARWWPLTMLLVGVVLITLSSQVKLPSLLALGFVAMALACRWGGTVKAFFLAGGSLTAVSVVVMALIGWASGLGFGWLNTLGTANVVRSWMSLPTLLALGTGQVGILLGLGDHTTAVLGLTRAIGVFIIAILVTWLLLLVLRGRLHPVGGLGVALGMTVLLFPVVQPWYVLWAVLPLAAWATRPAFRSTTIVVTLAVGIFGPTANGDRFTVFQILLATAASTVIVVALFLLTYNRLPWRSVASPPHERPPPPQPQPARPDAYAESP, translated from the coding sequence GTGGCAGCCCGCCTCCCGTCGTTCAGCTCGTCGATCGCCCGTTGGCACGCCGACGAACCCCCGGTGGGATCACCCCTCAACGATGCCGAGGTCATCGCGCTGCGCCGGACCCGGCTGTTCGGAGCGGCCGGCACCGTCTTGATGGCGATCGGCGCGCTGGGCGTCGGGGCCAGGCCGGTGGTGCAGGACCCGACGTTCGGCGTGCGGCTGCTCAACCTACCCTCGCGCCTGCAGACCGTGAGCCTGACTATGACCACGACCGGCGCGGTGATGATGGCGCTGGCCTGGCTGATGCTCGGGCGGTTCACCCTGGGTGACCGGCGGATGTCGCGCAGCCAGCTCGACCGGCTGTTGTGGCTGTGGGTGCTGCCGCTGCTCATCGCGCCGCCGATGTACAGCCGCGACGTGTACTCCTATCTGGCGCAGAGCGAGATCGGCGTCAAAGGCCTCGACCCGTACCGGGTCGGCCCGGCCACCGGCCTGGGTCTGGACCACGTGTTCACGCTCTCGGTGCCGAACATGTGGCGCGAGACACCCGCGCCGTACGGGCCGCTGTTCCTGTGGATCGGTCAGGGTATCTCGGCGTTGACCGGTGAGAACATCGTCGCCGCCGTGCTGTGCCACCGGTTGGTCGTGCTGTTCGGCGTGGGCCTGATCGTCTGGGCGACCCCACGCCTCGCCCGGCGCTGCGGCGTCGCCGAGGTGAGCGCGCTGTGGCTCGGCGCCGCCAATCCGCTGCTGATCATGCATCTGGTCGGGGGCATCCACAACGAAGCGCTGATGCTCGGCCTGATGCTGGCAGGCACCGAGTTCGCGCTGCGCGGGGTCGACGCCGCTGCGCCGCTGCTTCCCAGGCCGTTGTCCTGGCCGGACGGCCGCGAGCAGTGGGCACGATGGTGGCCGCTGACGATGCTGTTGGTCGGCGTGGTGCTGATCACGCTGTCGTCGCAGGTCAAACTGCCGTCGCTGCTGGCGCTGGGATTCGTGGCGATGGCGCTGGCCTGCCGCTGGGGCGGCACGGTCAAGGCGTTCTTCTTGGCCGGCGGGTCGTTGACGGCGGTGTCGGTGGTGGTGATGGCGCTGATCGGGTGGGCAAGTGGCCTCGGGTTCGGCTGGCTCAACACGCTGGGCACGGCGAACGTCGTGCGTAGCTGGATGTCGCTGCCCACCCTGTTGGCCCTGGGCACCGGTCAGGTCGGCATCCTGCTGGGGCTCGGCGATCACACCACGGCGGTGCTGGGGCTCACCCGTGCGATCGGCGTGTTCATCATCGCGATCCTGGTGACCTGGCTGTTGCTGCTGGTGCTCCGGGGACGCCTTCATCCGGTGGGCGGGCTCGGCGTCGCGCTGGGTATGACGGTGCTGCTGTTCCCGGTCGTCCAGCCCTGGTACGTGCTGTGGGCCGTCCTGCCCCTCGCGGCGTGGGCCACCCGGCCGGCCTTCCGCAGCACGACGATCGTGGTGACGCTGGCCGTCGGCATCTTCGGCCCGACCGCCAACGGCGACCGTTTCACGGTCTTCCAGATTCTGCTCGCGACCGCGGCGAGCACGGTGATCGTCGTCGCGCTGTTTCTGCTCACCTACAACCGGCTGCCCTGGCGCAGCGTGGCGAGCCCGCCGCATGAACGACCGCCGCCACCGCAGCCACAGCCCGCGCGGCCCGACGCATACGCTGAGTCCCCGTGA